Genomic segment of Verrucomicrobiia bacterium:
GCCGCAGCCCGGCCGAAAGAACCCACCACACCAGGAAGTTCACCGCCGCGACCACATAGAATCCGGGCACCGTAAACACCGGCAGTTTCGCACGCACCGCGTGGTCCACTTCCGGGTTTACCGTCAGCCAGGGATAAATCGTCTTGGCCAGCAGCAGGATGGGGATGAAGAAAATTGCCATCCACGGAAACAGGCAGGACGCAATGTGCTCCAGGAAGCGGCGCGGCGGAACGGACCAGCCCGCGTCGAACAAATGATGCACGATCACGAGGAACAGCGACCCGAGACAGAGGCTCAGGCAAAACATGAAGGCCAGCAGCCACGAATAGGCAAACTGCTTGATGCTCAGAAAGGCGCCCAAACCGGTCAGCACGATCCCCGCGCCAATCAGCAGATTCGGCACCTTGGCCCACTTCGACAAGTCGAGCGGCGCTGGTGGATTGGTAGAAGTTGAATCGGCGCTCATAAGCTATTTCTTGAGGGAGGCCCGCTCGGCCTCCGGCACGTCGTCAATGGTTCCCAACTGCGAGAGTTGCAGGGCCCGCACGTAGGCAATGATGGCCCAGCGATCCCGGACATCCACCTGCGGGCCGTAAGGTTGCATCAGGTTTTTGCCGTGCGTGATGGTGTTGAAAATTTCACCGTCCGGCATTTCCACGATGCGCTTGTCATGCAGGTTGGCCACCGCAGCCATCCCATACTTGCGCGTCACGCCGTTGCCGTCGGCCAGTTGCCCGTGACAGGGCGAGCAATAAATCGTGAACCGCTCGCGGCCGCGCTTCATGAGGGCCGCATCCACCACCAGCGGGTTCACCGGAACAAAGTTCGTGGTGCCGGGAATGCGCCCGGTGTTCACCGGCGAATCTTCATAGGGAAACACCGGACCCGCGGCGGTCTGAATCGGCTCGCCCCGGGGAATGGTGCCCGCAATGTGCGGCTGCGAACTGATGCCGTTGGCAAAGAAGCCGTCCGGCTGCATGGGCCGCAGCTTGAGCTGCCGGTCCATGTCGGGAAACACTTCGATGGGCGGACGGCGGGACAGGCTGCCGCGTTTGCCGGCAACGGCCATGCCCAGCACAATGACAATTCCAAAGACAAGCAGGAAGTAGCGCATTATTCCTCCACCAACTCGATGTGCTTGCTGCCAGCGGCTTCCAACAGCTTGCGGGTTTCAATCTCGTTATACCGCGGATCGCTGGTCTCGATGACGACGAAATAACGGTCGTGCGTCGCGAGGGCAAAGCGGCGGTTTTTAAGCAATGGATGGTGCAGGCGGGGCAGGCGGTTCAAAAACAACATGCCGCCAATGGCGCCAAACGCACCCAGCAGAATCGTCAACTCGAACGACGGCGGGAACGCGCTGAATGGACTGAACAGCGGCTTGCCACCCACCAGCACCGGGTAATCGAACTTGTTGCAGAACCAGATCATGAGCATGCCGCTCGTGTAGCCGGCAACACCACCCAGGAACGAAAACCAGCCCACCTTGGAATTGGACAGGCCCATGGCCTTGTCCATGCCATGCACCGGGAACGGCGTGAAAACGTCCCAGCGCCGAAACCCGGCATCGCGCACCTTTTCGGCGGCGTGCAGCGCGTCCGCCGGCGTCTGAAACTCCGCCATGATCCCGTAGGCCTTTGCGTTTGCACTCATCAGTGTTGTCCTCCCTTCGCGCCCCCT
This window contains:
- a CDS encoding cytochrome c; translation: MRYFLLVFGIVIVLGMAVAGKRGSLSRRPPIEVFPDMDRQLKLRPMQPDGFFANGISSQPHIAGTIPRGEPIQTAAGPVFPYEDSPVNTGRIPGTTNFVPVNPLVVDAALMKRGRERFTIYCSPCHGQLADGNGVTRKYGMAAVANLHDKRIVEMPDGEIFNTITHGKNLMQPYGPQVDVRDRWAIIAYVRALQLSQLGTIDDVPEAERASLKK
- a CDS encoding DUF3341 domain-containing protein; the encoded protein is MSANAKAYGIMAEFQTPADALHAAEKVRDAGFRRWDVFTPFPVHGMDKAMGLSNSKVGWFSFLGGVAGYTSGMLMIWFCNKFDYPVLVGGKPLFSPFSAFPPSFELTILLGAFGAIGGMLFLNRLPRLHHPLLKNRRFALATHDRYFVVIETSDPRYNEIETRKLLEAAGSKHIELVEE